The DNA region GATCTTGCTCAACTCGACTTGCAGCCGCTCGACGATCTCGGGCGCCAAACCGGCGGGGCCGGCCATCCCGGTCCAGATGGTCATTTCCACTTCGGGCATGCCGAGTTCGGTGAAGGTGGGTACATCGGGCAATTGCGGGGATCGCAATGCGCCTGTGGTGGCCAGCGCATGCAAACGCCCGGCCTTGACGTATGGGTCCACGGTCGTCGCAAAGCCAAAACCATAGTCCACCTGCCCGCCGATGAGATCGGTGATCATGGGCGCTTCGCCCTTGTACGGCACCGCGGGCACCTTGATGCCGACCCTGCGATTGAACACCTCGGTCGCGAAATGATTGAAGTGCGCCACACTCGGGGTTCCATAGCTCATCGTGTCGCCCTTCGCTTTGACCAGCGCCACCAGCTCGGCAACGGTCCGCACGTTGAGCGAGGCATTGACCACCAGCACGGCGGGACGGCGCAGGAACTGGGTGATAGGCGTGAAGTCCTTCGCCGCGTCGTAGCCGACATCCATGCCGATGGCCTGCGCGATCGCCTGCTCGTTGGGCGACATGTAGAGAAGTGTATAGCCGTCCGGCCTTGACTTGGCAACGGCGTCGGCGCCCAGCACGCCGCTGGCCCCGGCACGGTTGTCGATCATGATTTGCTGCCCGAGGGCTTTACCGAGCTGATCGGCGATGATGCGCGCCTGCGTATCCGCCACGCCCCCGGCCGGCCATGGCACGACCCAGCGGATGGGGCGGGTGGGATACGGGTCCGCAGCCCACGACAAGCCGGCAACGAGCAGCAACCCGAGCGCGAGTCCCAGCGCACGGGCGAACGCTTTGGTTCGATGGATCATCCGGACGCTGGCCAGCTTGAACCGGCGCAGCGTGGGCGTGGCAGAAAGCTGGCCATGACGCCTAGAAAGTATAGGCTTGTCATTTTTCAGTGGTGCGGTTAGATGTTGAATCCACCCTGTCATTTCCTTGCGGCCAAGATCGCCTGAAACTCATCGACGACGAGCCGACAATACCAAGTCAACCTCACCAGGTTTCAAATTCTTGTCACCAAAAAGCTCTGTTTGAGTTTTCCCTTGATAAGGCCTATCGCGAACCTGGATCTTCCTTCCCGGAAACGCGTACTGCAGTGCTGTATAAGTCGCATACAACGTAAATTCCCGAGCATCAGTTCTTACGTAAACTGCCGCTCGAGGTGTCAGAAGCATTGCTGCTTTCTCAAACACACGATGAAGCAAAACCTGATAGTCGATCATGTTTTCGAAACCACCTCGACTCATATGCTTTGACTTGACGGGACGTGAACGGCCCCCAAGGAGCCATAGCCTTAGCCACTGGTCATAGT from Betaproteobacteria bacterium includes:
- a CDS encoding tripartite tricarboxylate transporter substrate binding protein, which translates into the protein MTGWIQHLTAPLKNDKPILSRRHGQLSATPTLRRFKLASVRMIHRTKAFARALGLALGLLLVAGLSWAADPYPTRPIRWVVPWPAGGVADTQARIIADQLGKALGQQIMIDNRAGASGVLGADAVAKSRPDGYTLLYMSPNEQAIAQAIGMDVGYDAAKDFTPITQFLRRPAVLVVNASLNVRTVAELVALVKAKGDTMSYGTPSVAHFNHFATEVFNRRVGIKVPAVPYKGEAPMITDLIGGQVDYGFGFATTVDPYVKAGRLHALATTGALRSPQLPDVPTFTELGMPEVEMTIWTGMAGPAGLAPEIVERLQVELSKILRDPAIKARREFADSEIVASKPEAFRVFLAAERVRWAKLVKETGIKVQ